One window from the genome of Agarivorans sp. Alg241-V36 encodes:
- a CDS encoding metal ABC transporter permease, which translates to MLDLLSLLFDPFVDYQFMSRALIGCATLSLGSAPIGVFLMLRRMSLTGDAMAHAILPGVALAYLMSGLSVVAMTIGGLVAGLLVAMLAGATALRTKSGEDSTLAAFYLGSLALGVLLISAKGSNIDLLHVLFGTALALDNVALTLLLVTCLVSLLLLMIIYRPLVLGSLDKDYLDSFGSSGKIAHLAFMFLVVANLVAGFHALGTLMAVGLMILPACIARFWTRKLEPMLLLSIALSVVACWAGLLLSYYFGFPTSPSIVLLLAACYSISVVISPVNGILIRCRTAPSFNHKDMLS; encoded by the coding sequence ATGCTTGATTTACTGTCTTTGTTATTTGATCCCTTTGTTGATTATCAGTTTATGAGCAGAGCGCTAATTGGTTGCGCGACATTGTCTTTAGGTTCGGCGCCAATTGGCGTTTTTTTAATGCTGCGCCGTATGAGCTTAACCGGAGACGCCATGGCTCACGCCATCTTGCCGGGTGTTGCATTGGCTTATTTGATGAGTGGCTTATCGGTGGTTGCTATGACCATAGGCGGCTTAGTTGCTGGCTTATTGGTGGCAATGTTGGCTGGTGCTACCGCCCTTAGAACCAAGAGCGGTGAAGATAGTACCTTGGCGGCGTTTTATTTGGGCTCCTTAGCCTTAGGTGTATTACTGATTTCGGCCAAGGGCAGCAACATAGATTTATTGCACGTGTTGTTTGGCACTGCTTTAGCGCTAGACAACGTTGCTCTCACCTTATTGCTGGTTACCTGTTTAGTGAGCTTGTTGCTACTGATGATTATCTATCGGCCTTTGGTGTTGGGTTCTTTGGATAAAGACTACCTAGATAGCTTTGGAAGCAGTGGCAAGATTGCCCATTTGGCCTTTATGTTTTTGGTAGTGGCTAATTTAGTGGCTGGCTTTCATGCGCTTGGCACTTTAATGGCGGTAGGCCTGATGATTCTACCCGCTTGTATCGCTCGTTTTTGGACCCGTAAGCTAGAGCCCATGTTGCTATTGTCGATAGCACTAAGTGTGGTGGCTTGCTGGGCCGGTTTGTTGTTGTCTTATTACTTTGGTTTTCCAACCAGCCCTAGCATTGTGCTGTTACTGGCGGCTTGTTACTCAATCTCCGTCGTTATTAGCCCGGTGAATGGCATATTAATTCGTTGTAGAACTGCTCCCTCTTTTAACCATAAGGATATGCTTTCATGA
- a CDS encoding metal ABC transporter ATP-binding protein, with protein MQAIVEMDNLAIGHRNHQAVVSDIHAQVPSNGMLALVGPNGAGKSTLLKTILGLVKPLDGGLHYHLDPRKDIAYMPQLCSVDRSFPICLEEFVSTGLWAKTGWWRPMRRYQQEVREALVQVGIEQLAGKLIEELSGGQLQRALFARMLLQNSKLLLLDEPFNGVDEATVKILLQQLKRCRENGATIVAAIHDLELVTQHFDQCLLFDSGTVVQVDCQELLTPSKLTLTKPVASIAKTTSFYQHLTRDKKHA; from the coding sequence ATGCAAGCAATTGTGGAGATGGACAATCTAGCGATTGGCCATCGAAATCATCAAGCGGTGGTTAGTGATATTCACGCGCAGGTTCCCAGTAATGGCATGCTGGCCTTGGTGGGGCCTAACGGTGCGGGTAAATCAACATTATTAAAAACCATTTTAGGCTTAGTAAAACCGCTTGATGGTGGTTTGCATTACCACCTAGATCCTCGCAAAGACATTGCTTACATGCCACAGCTGTGCAGTGTAGACCGTAGTTTTCCGATTTGTTTAGAAGAATTTGTAAGTACTGGCTTGTGGGCAAAAACCGGCTGGTGGCGACCTATGCGCCGTTATCAGCAAGAGGTGCGAGAGGCACTGGTGCAAGTAGGTATCGAGCAACTTGCCGGCAAGCTGATTGAGGAGCTGTCTGGTGGGCAATTACAGCGCGCCTTGTTCGCACGTATGCTACTGCAAAACAGTAAGCTGTTGTTGCTTGATGAACCTTTTAATGGTGTAGACGAAGCAACCGTGAAAATTTTGCTTCAGCAACTAAAGCGCTGTCGTGAGAATGGCGCGACCATTGTGGCAGCCATTCATGATTTAGAGTTGGTAACGCAGCATTTTGATCAGTGTTTGTTGTTTGATAGCGGTACGGTGGTTCAAGTTGATTGCCAAGAATTACTCACTCCAAGCAAGCTAACATTGACTAAGCCGGTTGCCAGTATTGCTAAAACCACATCCTTTTATCAGCATTTAACACGAGACAAAAAACATGCTTGA
- the folE2 gene encoding GTP cyclohydrolase FolE2 → MLRTPLPDVASAVLPSHQASINWVGMDEISVPVYLNEPAGQQHSHANASIAVDLPGGEGAARGIHMSRLYFLLNELSQLELNPQSLEKCLTQVLATHKDLGTSAARIELQFDFLLKRPALITNSGGGWQRYPINLSAELVEGQPLLINLQLEFQYSSTCPCSAALVRESLAQNFLQQFDDEQAISPSQVAEWLKKNGTLATPHSQRSVALVSSQLPNQANALGLVKLIEQLESITKTPLQTSVKRADEQAFAELNGQNLMFVEDISRRLTEQLRPHYPSVAIQVRHLESLHAHNAFAQVLPSNTAVHPQPQFTHRGRQ, encoded by the coding sequence TTGTTGAGAACTCCACTTCCCGATGTAGCCAGCGCAGTACTCCCAAGTCATCAAGCATCAATCAATTGGGTAGGAATGGATGAAATAAGCGTACCGGTTTATTTGAACGAACCCGCCGGACAACAGCACAGCCATGCCAATGCTAGTATTGCCGTAGATTTACCTGGTGGAGAAGGTGCCGCGCGCGGTATTCACATGTCGCGCCTGTACTTTTTATTAAATGAGCTTTCGCAGTTAGAGCTCAACCCTCAGTCTCTAGAGAAGTGCTTGACTCAGGTATTAGCCACTCATAAAGACCTAGGCACCAGTGCCGCGAGAATCGAATTACAGTTCGACTTTTTATTAAAGCGCCCTGCGTTAATCACCAATAGTGGTGGCGGGTGGCAACGCTATCCCATCAACTTATCCGCAGAGCTAGTGGAAGGACAACCGCTTTTAATAAACCTGCAACTAGAGTTTCAATACTCGTCAACCTGCCCTTGTTCGGCGGCTTTAGTCCGAGAAAGCTTAGCCCAAAACTTTTTACAGCAATTCGACGATGAGCAGGCAATCTCTCCGTCACAGGTTGCAGAATGGCTAAAGAAAAACGGTACGCTAGCCACACCACACAGCCAACGTAGTGTGGCGCTGGTTTCTAGTCAACTACCCAATCAAGCAAATGCCTTGGGGCTGGTGAAGCTAATCGAACAACTCGAATCGATTACCAAAACCCCTTTGCAAACCAGTGTAAAACGCGCCGACGAACAAGCTTTTGCCGAACTAAACGGACAAAACCTAATGTTTGTTGAAGACATTAGCCGACGCCTCACTGAACAACTTCGTCCCCATTATCCAAGCGTGGCTATTCAAGTTAGGCATTTAGAAAGTTTACATGCCCACAATGCTTTCGCGCAGGTATTACCCAGCAACACCGCAGTACATCCTCAACCCCAGTTTACGCACAGAGGCAGACAATGA
- a CDS encoding DUF1826 domain-containing protein yields MTAQNRKAIVNQSSAATALTEIYNSETELAVWQRQPDPKISAYAASLVDSQSSFRGLSARLELNEIESYLSNKLPLGPGRQEMIDDLLLVSDMFSCLFELEVIGMRLVKLEKSMCPKLHCDQVPCRLLLSYCGAGTEYSLLPKSALDSQSDQAQLHNLPLFAVALLKGQAWDEENEHGLLHRSPTSDEVYPRLILSLDFAS; encoded by the coding sequence ATGACGGCACAAAATCGCAAAGCAATCGTGAATCAAAGCAGCGCTGCTACCGCATTAACTGAAATCTACAACAGTGAAACCGAGCTTGCAGTATGGCAACGCCAGCCAGATCCAAAGATTAGCGCTTATGCAGCAAGTTTGGTTGATAGCCAAAGTAGTTTTCGAGGGCTAAGCGCCAGGCTAGAGTTGAATGAAATAGAAAGCTACCTGAGTAACAAATTACCGCTAGGGCCAGGGCGCCAAGAGATGATTGACGATCTGCTGCTGGTGTCAGATATGTTTAGCTGCTTGTTCGAGCTGGAGGTGATTGGCATGCGTTTAGTTAAACTAGAGAAATCTATGTGCCCTAAGTTGCATTGTGATCAGGTGCCCTGTCGCTTATTGCTCAGTTATTGCGGCGCTGGCACCGAGTACAGCCTGCTGCCTAAAAGCGCGCTAGACTCGCAAAGCGACCAAGCACAACTGCACAATCTTCCCTTGTTTGCCGTGGCACTGCTCAAGGGACAAGCTTGGGACGAAGAAAACGAACATGGTTTGCTCCACCGCTCGCCCACATCAGACGAGGTATACCCTCGCCTAATATTGAGTTTAGATTTCGCCAGCTAA
- a CDS encoding GNAT family N-acetyltransferase: MKIDYYQGSLPEVLSVNASIPELERNTSEQTLSARLAGNKVLILIASHNQQPIAYKIGYQLNEHEFYSWLGGVTPAYRNQGIASALIEQQEAWVLAQGYQRISVKSMNRYPAMLRLLIASGYQVVGYQNNGEPHTSKICFSKSLQ; the protein is encoded by the coding sequence ATGAAAATTGATTACTACCAAGGTAGCTTGCCTGAAGTACTCAGCGTAAACGCTAGCATCCCCGAGTTAGAGCGGAATACCAGCGAGCAAACACTTAGCGCTAGGCTGGCGGGCAACAAGGTGCTAATTCTTATTGCCAGCCACAATCAGCAGCCTATTGCTTACAAAATTGGCTATCAGCTCAATGAGCACGAGTTTTACTCATGGTTAGGCGGAGTCACCCCTGCCTATCGTAACCAAGGCATTGCCTCAGCCTTAATAGAGCAACAAGAAGCTTGGGTGCTAGCCCAGGGTTATCAGCGGATTAGCGTTAAATCGATGAACCGATACCCAGCAATGCTGCGCTTACTTATCGCCAGCGGCTATCAAGTTGTGGGATATCAGAACAACGGCGAGCCCCACACCAGTAAAATATGCTTTAGTAAATCACTGCAGTAA
- a CDS encoding YheV family putative zinc ribbon protein, whose product MARHRFIAGAVCPECSEQDSIRLIVEQVDGEEREHIECVSCDYHVERPKQQEPSAEQDIIGLFKP is encoded by the coding sequence ATGGCAAGACATCGTTTTATTGCTGGCGCAGTATGCCCAGAATGTAGTGAACAAGATTCTATTCGTTTAATCGTAGAACAAGTGGATGGTGAAGAGCGCGAGCATATTGAATGTGTAAGCTGTGATTACCATGTAGAGCGTCCCAAGCAGCAAGAGCCTTCAGCAGAGCAAGATATTATTGGTTTGTTTAAACCTTAA